The DNA region GCATGATCTGCTTCATCTCTTCACGCTTTGCGGGCTGGTAGCAGTGCACCGGACACTGTTTACAGGCAGGCTTTTCCTCACCAAAAACACATTTATCCAGGCGCTTATCGGCATAGGCGTTGAGCGCCTGATAATGCCCCTCTTCGCTGACCGCCAGCGGACATTTCGCCTCATACAGCGCAATCATCTTGCGAAGGGTCTCCTTCTCGCGCGCAATCCGTTTTCCTGACATGACATTTTCTCAAAGCATAAGATGCATAAATAATACAACTATAGGTAAAAAGGATCCACGGCCAGGGCCGCAGATCCCCATCACGCATTATGCTGAAGCAACGGTATACGAGATATTGCCCTGAACACCGTCAGGGACCTCTAGCATACTGCCACCGTGAAGAGCGTTCCCCCAAACGACGATCGTATTATCACCTTTCAGCGCAACAGCAACGTCCGCTTCGGCATAAATCGCTTTAACATCCGTTAACTTTCCGACAATGGGATCATTGAATACATCGTTGCTACCCCAGCCCATCACCGTACCGTCCTTTTTCAGTGCCAGACAATACTCAGGAGCCACGCAGATGACGGCGACGTTATCAACGCCTTCAGGAACAGGCACAACGCCGGTATTCGCACTGCCCCAGGAAACAACCGTGCCATCATCACGCAGCGCCACGAAAGCAGATTGTCCAAATGGCGTCGATACATATTTAACATCCACAATATTTGTCATCGCCGCGATATCTGCCGGGATAGCGATGGATTCTGCATCTGAACCCCATGCCACAAGGTTACCGTTTGCACGTTGTGCTACGTAGTTGGTTGCACCCGGGAAGACCCTGACAATATCGGTCAATTCCGCAATATCATCCGGAAGCGCGCCGCCATTTTCAGCCAGACCCCATGCAACCAGCTGGCCGTTACTCCGCAGAGCCGTGAAGGAATAGTCGTTACCAAACAGCATCGTAATATCAGAGAGCGCGGCAATGTCCGCAGGAACCAGTCCACCTTCCTCTGCATCACCCCAGGCAAAAACCTGGCCATTGGCGTTCAATACCGCCCGGGACATTGATCCCAGAACCTGAACGATGTTATCCATGGCCTGAATGTTTTCAGGAATCGCATATTGACCCTGACTGTTCATTCCCCATGAAGCGAGATAAGGCGCGGATTGACCTTGCGCAAGACCAGCATAAGGGAATCCTGAACTCCGAAGAATATCCGTGCGGGAATACACATCAGCTGGCAAGACGCCACCGTATTGTTCCTCCCCCCAGGCGCGCAGGGTGCTATCCGTACGCAGCGCGAAGGCACAATTAATACTCGTTGTAACCTGGCAAACATCATGATTATCAGCGGGATCCAGGAAATATTTATTAGTGAACTGGACGTCTCCCCACTGTGCAACCGTTTTATCATCTTTAATAGCCACCACACCGATCTGGCCAATAAAATTGATGTTATTTGAATTAATGATAACGGGGTCATAGCCTTCAGCAGAGACATTCAACAGAAGTGCAGGATAGAGATCGAGAAACTCCTTACCCTGAACGCTCGTGCTGCTGTCAGCATATTGCCAGGTCGCGTCAACCGGATCCATCGTCTCTGCATCGAATGCCACGATACGTGCAGGATAACTCAAAACAGGATCGGAGGCTTTAAATGTACGCGCGCCCATAATCGTTAATTGTTTAGCCATGATATTTTCCTTAATGGTTTAATATAATATTCATCATCTCCACTGAGATAATTATCAGAGGTAAAATGATGCGGGTAATAGTAACGTTCAAATAAATAGAGCTTGTTCCATTTTGGCACTACAGTTATCTATTTTTTCCTCACTTATTTTTGTGGTTAAATATTGAAGGCATAATTAACGTACTAAAACGGCCTTTATTTCACGCAGGATTCACATCGTAAGGAAGCTGAAAATGAACACCGTCTTTGAACTGCTTCCAGTCACCTCCCCACTCAACAGCAATATTGAGTTCCCTGGCCGCCTGCTTGAATGCACTCGCAATAAGCTCATAGTCGGCAAAGTCCCATGAACCTGCTGGCGTAGGATAGGCAATAATATCAATTGCATGTCCCGTTAAGTGACGGCTGTTGATAGTCTGAGATTTTCCACTTTTGAAAAGCTGAGCCTGCCGCGTACAGCTTCTCAGCCCCTCAGTAATACCAAAATCCATTGGACTTAATTCAAGCGCACGGCGTGCAACCTGAATTAAGTCCGGATGGACGCCTTCAAGGTTTGATTCACTACGTGAGCTAAACGTAAAATTATCCATAGTTACTCCTTCTCTTCTCTTTTAAATCGATTTAGCGCTGTTAATGTCCTTGCGGGATAGATGCTCAAATACTTCAATAATCTGACAGATGCGGCAGCAGCAAGCGTTGCCCCTACCGGTGCTGGCGTAATTACCGAATGTTGAAGAAGTTTACTGAGTACAGAGGAAAGCAGCGACGCGGCGAATTCTGCCGAGGTAATCCCGGTAAGCATCGATGCTGTGAATAAAATCACCCTCGCCCATATCGCTTTATTACTCGCTGATACCGCAAAAATCAGGCTGCCAGCAAATGCCCCAATAATAATTCCAGATTCATGATGGCTGAGCCCCAAAATGCCTGCAATCAGCAATGCTGCCGTTTTCTCTGTATGTTCGGTAACAGGCATTGCCATAATGTCCTCTCTCACATTAACCCTTACCTATTGAACGCAAATCATACACAGCGAGGGGGTTTACATTATTCATAAAATGATACAGGGTTAGCTAAAAAAGATACCTGACGGGTTGTCGTTTTAACGTTTTATAACAGGAGGTTAAACATCACGAGATATTCATACACAATCCATTGAGGTGAACATAAATCCACAATGCCAATGATTCGTAAAATTTTAGCTATGTCTTATTTTGAATGACTACAAGGAATAAAAATGGGGACGTTTTTAGCAAAAAAAATGCATTACTTTATGGTTACAATGGAAGAACGTAACTTCACAAAGGCTGCGGAAAAATTGTGCATCACTCGCTCACCGCTGAGTAAAGTTATTTGTGAGCTGGAAGAAAGCCTTGGTGGGAAATTATTTCAAAGAACCTACAGCACCTTACAACCAACAGAGCTCGCCTTTGAATATTACAGCAAATGTAAAAACATTTATGATGAATTAATTAATATGGAATCTGAAATTCGGTGCAAAGATCCCTCTCCCGTGCATACATTAACATTCGATATTAGCGTACCGGAGCTTCTTTATCGAACCATCATCATGGGCCTGTCCGCTGAGAAGGTTAACATTATTCATCAACGCAAAATCGTTAACTATGAAGATATGAATAAACTCCTTAGCAGTCGTGATAACTACATTTTCTCTTTACGTGAGCTAAACAATAGCATGTGGGATTC from Enterobacter chengduensis includes:
- a CDS encoding LysR family transcriptional regulator, with protein sequence MGTFLAKKMHYFMVTMEERNFTKAAEKLCITRSPLSKVICELEESLGGKLFQRTYSTLQPTELAFEYYSKCKNIYDELINMESEIRCKDPSPVHTLTFDISVPELLYRTIIMGLSAEKVNIIHQRKIVNYEDMNKLLSSRDNYIFSLRELNNSMWDSTDKWRGDDIVLLSPKGIDLASSSFPLFIWNDSLLDYTKKKFLKIINKPNSDITFIPHNFDLSTLCYNIHIGHGSALMTRKLACLYKIDGVDILETPNNALNIYFYHAKNVKTNNTFLNIKKIINKFI
- a CDS encoding M15 family metallopeptidase, with protein sequence MDNFTFSSRSESNLEGVHPDLIQVARRALELSPMDFGITEGLRSCTRQAQLFKSGKSQTINSRHLTGHAIDIIAYPTPAGSWDFADYELIASAFKQAARELNIAVEWGGDWKQFKDGVHFQLPYDVNPA
- a CDS encoding nitrous oxide-stimulated promoter family protein translates to MSGKRIAREKETLRKMIALYEAKCPLAVSEEGHYQALNAYADKRLDKCVFGEEKPACKQCPVHCYQPAKREEMKQIMRWAGPRMLWRHSILTVRHLIDDRRPVPELPEKYRPKK
- a CDS encoding putative holin — encoded protein: MAMPVTEHTEKTAALLIAGILGLSHHESGIIIGAFAGSLIFAVSASNKAIWARVILFTASMLTGITSAEFAASLLSSVLSKLLQHSVITPAPVGATLAAAASVRLLKYLSIYPARTLTALNRFKREEKE